The nucleotide window TCAACTTTCCTCATTTCTTTTCTGCTGTTTTAGGTCTGTTTCACTTTGTTTGCGGTTTGCAGGCCAATTACCAAATGATTATTCTTTGTTTCTGAATGTGTAATCCTCCAACGAATGATATGGTTATCACGCGACACATGCATATTATCAATCAGACACATGGCCATTGTCTTGATGCACAAGTTCTTTGACAGAAAAAAAACGAACGAATGGCATGCAGACAAGTTGTATTAAAGGATTCCAGTCAAGATCTTTTACGAAAGCAACACAAGTGAGCAACATGGTTATTAGGTACCTAGGTGACCAACCTAACATAGTTAACTTATCAGAAAATACATTTCTTCTCCAACCTATACTTTGAAAAGCTGGGGATAACGATTGCTTATGTTGGGAATAGGTAAGTGCACACGCTAGTAGTAGCGTAGGCGCGATCTGGGATATTTGGCAAGGTGCTATGTTATATAGTTTTCCTGTAAAGTCCAATTATAGTTAGACTGACTTTGAGCCCCTCAAGCACCTAGAGTTCCAGTGTTTTTTAACTTTTTAAAAACAGTTGGCTCCTAAAATTCTAGCAACAAACACATATTCCCTCCATCCCACAATGTAAGACCTTTTTGCAAGCTAAAACAACTTGCAAAAACGTCTTACGttgtgggacggagggagtaggaaATAAAACGTGGTAGCAAATCATTTGTTTGAGAAGTGTAGGCATTAACAGCACTTTATGTGCACCCACACAACTACACAAGGGTATGGTCCACCACAGGACAACTTAATTGACAGCAGAAAGCACTAGGCAACCTCCATGGAGTGTTCACAGATATAAGATTAAATCAAAACAGCTTCTGAACGTAGCACACTCAACTACAGTACAAATAAAGAAGCAAACTTTGTCTTTTACCTCAAGGATCCAGCCAATGTATTTAACATTATTGACATGCTGATTGATATCAAGATCAGCCCACCGTGGCTGCATCATATATGTGATAATAAGTAAACAGCGTAAGAAGATAGAATATATTTGAATTCTTGTATGTGTGTGTGGAAAACTTACCGTCAGGCCTGTCCGGACATATTTGGCTGAGGTAGCACGGTCATGCTCCGGCAGTTTTGGAAATTTTCGGTTGTCTTGGTCATCAATAGCAGCATACTCAGAAAAGAACGGCTCTATTTCAGTCCGTACTTCATCTGGAATTCTTGCAAGCCTTCTAGTAACCTTGTTCATCATAACCCATTTACTGCAAATTTAACGAAAATTAGAATGCATAGATGACAGCGGCATGTCGAAACTGTGACTCTGTGAATATGTGGGGCAGATGAAAAACAAATCCGAGCAGCATTAGCTAATACTAAAAGGATTTGTGATTTTGTTATCTATGAGTGAATAAAATTTGAACCTTGTCGCCTTCAGTACTGTAAGGCCCGTCACAGAATCACGTATATGCCAGTCCCGACGCATCCCGTTTTTACCATGATGACCAACCCAGGTGTTCACCTCAACAGTATCACCCCTGCAGAGCAATGAAACCCGAATTAAAACAATAGGAAAGCAACTCTTGCTGGCGACATGCAACTTCCAGCTAACAAAAGTAAAACCCTTTTGAACATCTGCCAATAAATATAACACATGACATTAAGAGATTCAAAGAAGGCCTCTCTGCATCAATTACTACTGAAAGTCTGCTCTGCCTGCACGCACGGTGACAGATGGGAATTGCTGACCTAATAGTTATGACTTAAAGCAGAGTATCATGATGCATCCCTTTCACATTCATTTGTTAAACCACTCGAAAACCACCCTTAACTGCACCGATCGTTCCAAGATTATTGTAAAACCTACTCAAGCTCAAATTATATAGGGAAATGCTGGTGTGTGAGATATACCAGCATGGATAACGCTCGACGATGGCCTGCATTTGGCTGACAACCCAGAACAAGTTCCGTTTACTCATCTCCGGCGTCGAACCGAAGCCATCTCCTAGCAGCCCAACGACCTTCACATGATTGAGTGCAGTTTCCTGCGTCGTCAGACCAAGAAATATGTTATGTCAGTGCCCAGTGACCAGATAGAGCAGTCTTATGACGCCTCGAAAATCGCGGCGGTTAACTCACCTGCAGATGGTTCATGAGCGTCTCAATGGACGCCGTCCGGTCAGCCCCAATCTCGTAGGACCTGATGGAGAAGTTCTGCCTGAACATGACGCCGTCGTGTACGATGGTGCCGAAGCCCAGCGTGTCGACGAGCATGTCGGGCCGCTTGGGCTTCCAGTCGAGCAGCGTCCACTGCTTCTCGGCGGCCAGGAAGATGGTGGTGATGGCCGCGAGGAGCATGCTCCAGTCGGGCAGCTGGTTGTAGAACGTCCTCGGCTGCGCCGCCGAGGGCATGGCGTCGTGCTCCGCGTCCGCCAGCGCCGACTTGCCGCCGCCGTTCACCTTGGGGACGGCCGCGTGGGCGCGCGTCCTGGCGGCCCTCACGGCGGAGGACGACGAGGCCTGTTTCGCGGCCATGCCGCGGACGTCCAGGCTGTCCGGACGCTCGCCGAGGGCGCTCTTGGGCGGCGCCGGCGGCCCCGGGAAGAAGGCCGCGGCCGCGATGGACCCGGCCATGGGAAGCACGGCTAGAAAGTAGAAACCGCGCGCCAAAATCAAATGGCCCGCGAACCGGCGATCTCAGCCTGAACTTCAAGCAAGGAAAACATCAGCAACGGTAAATAAAAACAACACGGCTCAAAAATAGCATAAGCACAGCGCAGAGACGCCATGGAAGCTAACTACTGGCAACAGCAGCGCACGAGCAGAGCAGGAGCCGGGGGTCAAGGCGAGCCGCGCAGTAACGGCGACCGGAGTAAAGAAGAAGAAAATTCAGGCCAGGAAAAAGAGGCGGCAAACGGAACGCCCAAACCCCTCCTAGGCTCGAGATCCGGCGAGGGCAGCAAAGATCCTAAACAACTTCCTAAACTCCGCGGCTGCCATGTCCGGCCAAGCAGCGCCCAGAAAAGAGGCCGCGCCGGACCGACAGCCTCGCCGCATGTTGCTCCCCGGAGTGACCGACCAAGAACCGCCCTCTCGAACGAACGAGTGCGGCGGAGGCGAGGAGACCTACCTTTTCGGGGGTAGGAggagacgacgacgaggaggaggacggaggcggcggctggcgccggggaggagagggaggaggcaggCGGGGCGGTGGTTTGTGTCCTGGCGGCTTCGGACGCGCTGTGTCGGGGCGGGGCCGGGCGCCTCTGTTTTCTCCTCTGTCACAGGGGTAGGGAGGTCTGCCACCGCGGGCTTTAAAAGGAGACCAGCTTTGTAGGGGGGTGCCCGTGCCGAGTGACCGTTCTGCCCCTGGACTCCCTCGAGTCTGGAGTCTGGAGGCCGAGcggacggacggacggacggaTAGGATGGAGTACGAAAcaggagttgttgatgatgtgaTCCTGCCTGACGACTCCTCGAGTAATAAACGCTCTGGTGGATGGTGCGGTGGGCACCGGCACGGCCACGGGAGAGAAACGTGGGTAGTAAGAGCAAGCGGATAGCATGCATGTGGCGTCACCAAGGCCGTTGGATTAAATACAGTTTTGCTAAAGTATATCTAGATGTGTCATAAGTTGTTCAGAAAGCATTTTAAGGCCTCTTTTGACTGGTTCAAAGAAAAAGTGAAAGAAACGCATAAAAACAGGAGGAAAAAACTACGATGGGACTGTTCAGGCCTTTGGTTCAAAGAAATGTAGCAAAGTACAAGTGAAGAAAAAAATTATGTGGTCTCGGATTCAGAGGAAAAACGCAGGAATTTTTTAATCCATTAGGACCTCTTTTTCGGAATTCTACGCACGAAGAATAAGACTGAGATCCTTAGTGACGCAATAACATGCTAATTACACCCTTTTCATATGGTTCGATTTCATTTGACTATGTTTATTAGGATTCATGTGAACCAAACGCCTGAGCCTACAAAATTTCTATGTTTTCCAGTCCTCTGCTTTACATATGCAATCAATATCCAATTCTTGTGTTTTTTTCCTGCGTTTTTAGAACTGTGTGAACGAAATGACACATAATGTCATGCGGCGAACTGAGCACAGCTCGCATGACTAGGTTCCTTATGGTGGAATCTGTCCACCCATCTTCAAGTCCTAAATTTGGCACGAGGGATggcattttcttacatttatttcAAACTTTCCGGTGCTATTCTTTTAAGGTGTGTCAGTCTACTACAAGGTTTTTAATGTCAATTCGTGAATCACAAGATATGTCGGCTCAGTCTCATAGTCTCTAAAATAAGGGTTAATGATGTGCATAACCTATTTTAGTCCTGCCATGAAAAGAAATAGAGAACAAGTTAACGCCTACAATTTTAGAAAATGGATTCTTGCATTTTGAGACATAAGATCTCTATCCTTCGGAGCATAGGGTTGTGCCGCAAAAATTCCATATAACACCCCTTTGCCCCCCAAATTCTCCTTTTTTTTCCTGTGCAACATTTGGTCTAAGGGTCTTGTCACTAATTCATGTTGTTTAGTTGGGCGGTTAGTGGCGGCTGAGGTGCCTGTAGTAGGGTTCGTGTTGGTGGTGGGTCCGACCATGCCCGCCGGTGTCACCTTCGTTCGCCAACGGGCGGAACTCACCTTTCTATGGTAGTGACTCTAGCCAATGTTTTGGTCTTCAGATCTCTGGGTCCTGATCGAGCGGCTTTAGGATTGCTTGGACACCCGACTTTGGGTGAAATCCTTACTCAGATCCTAGAAGCGGCAACACCTGCGATGTCATCCCCTTCGTGAAGGTGTTGACAATGCCTTCTTTGCGCCCCTCTTTGAGCACAAGGGAAAACTCTAGATCTAGTTCTCCGGATCGGATGGCGGCCGTGTCACGATGTCGTCCCTTCATGAAGACGTTTGCTTGCGGCGTCCCTGGTGTTGAATCTTGAGGTGTTGGATGTGGTGCTTGGTGCGGGCTGCTTCTCAGGGCGTGGCATCCGGTAAGCTACGTATGACATCGTATGTCGCTTCCTCCATGGCTCCTTCCTTAGGCTCGGCTGTGTTCTGCAACCCACCTGCCGACTCTTCTAGGGACTTACGATGGGGGTACATTGATCTTGTCGGTTCTAGAGTCGTAACCACATGACAAGGGGTGACTAGCGTTGGTCGTGATGCGGCCTGGGTGTCCTATGTCTCGTCTCCTCCTCTTTCCTGGTTGGAGTTCGGGCTAGGCAAGCTTTGGGTTGTGTTGTTTCTGAAAGAACATGCGGttcccccatgtttggttttagTAATTGATGataatctctatggactaatgattgccttgagttatatttgaaggttttgtccataggcttttcttggagtccatgtgttggtttcaaggagtttatgggttgaccaaggtgctattaaggaattatccaaagcttggtcatgtgagagttgagcttattgcaagcatgtcttgaagaagaagattgtgtgatcattcatgtttaccttcaagacatcatccaaatgaagagagttggaaagattcaaggttgatcaagactaagtcaagagtgaatcaagttgatcaactcacaaagcatagaagatgtaccgagagggatcaagtgatcccatggtttggtaagcattgtccattgtgctttgtgtactagcccatggtctatgtgagagttctacgtggggttaggtacgtgttcatgggcttgtgtcaaggggaagatatcactcaacccatggagaggatgacatcaagtggtgattgtcatcaagattgccgtgtgcaagttcaagtggatcatcgtgaagagatcaagtgcttgaagcttgccatccattgtggtgacaatggacttgtgaagatgtgccgaagagtggctcacccatagtggactatgggggagcaatcatctagtcttcatcgagccaacgcaa belongs to Triticum urartu cultivar G1812 chromosome 7, Tu2.1, whole genome shotgun sequence and includes:
- the LOC125521347 gene encoding palmitoyl-acyl carrier protein thioesterase, chloroplastic-like, which gives rise to MAGSIAAAAFFPGPPAPPKSALGERPDSLDVRGMAAKQASSSSAVRAARTRAHAAVPKVNGGGKSALADAEHDAMPSAAQPRTFYNQLPDWSMLLAAITTIFLAAEKQWTLLDWKPKRPDMLVDTLGFGTIVHDGVMFRQNFSIRSYEIGADRTASIETLMNHLQETALNHVKVVGLLGDGFGSTPEMSKRNLFWVVSQMQAIVERYPCWGDTVEVNTWVGHHGKNGMRRDWHIRDSVTGLTVLKATSKWVMMNKVTRRLARIPDEVRTEIEPFFSEYAAIDDQDNRKFPKLPEHDRATSAKYVRTGLTPRWADLDINQHVNNVKYIGWILESAPISILENHELASIVLDYKRECGRNSVLESHTTVHTDCADESGETTLHCEHLLSLESGPTIVKARTMWRPKGAKSQETAALSW